A genomic stretch from bacterium includes:
- a CDS encoding ATPase: MSENILIAFAAALAIGLPALATGWAQSRIGSAGAGALAEKPEISGTIIILLAIPETMVILGFVIAFLILVMLK; the protein is encoded by the coding sequence ATGTCAGAAAACATTCTCATCGCCTTCGCAGCGGCGCTCGCCATCGGGCTCCCTGCCCTTGCCACTGGATGGGCACAGTCCCGCATCGGCTCTGCCGGGGCCGGAGCCCTGGCAGAAAAACCCGAGATCAGCGGAACCATCATCATTCTGCTGGCCATCCCGGAAACCATGGTGATCCTGGGTTTCGTCATCGCCTTCCTTATCCTGGTGATGCTCAAGTGA
- a CDS encoding V-type ATP synthase subunit F: MSEVLVVGQPEIVEGFGLTGARFEAVTDPDRVEWLVTELMRNRDTGIVIITEDLYNQIPEKLRVKAEASARPLFITLPRPVGRELWDEREDLISRIIRRAIGYRLKIRR; the protein is encoded by the coding sequence ATGTCTGAAGTCCTGGTGGTAGGACAGCCGGAGATCGTTGAGGGGTTCGGCCTGACCGGGGCCCGGTTCGAAGCCGTGACCGACCCTGACCGCGTCGAGTGGCTGGTGACCGAACTCATGCGCAACCGCGACACGGGGATCGTTATTATCACCGAAGACCTTTACAATCAGATCCCGGAGAAGTTGCGGGTCAAGGCCGAAGCCAGCGCCCGCCCACTGTTCATCACTCTCCCCCGCCCTGTCGGTCGGGAACTTTGGGACGAAAGGGAGGATCTCATTTCGAGGATCATCCGCCGGGCTATCGGGTACCGGTTGAAGATCAGGAGATGA
- a CDS encoding V-type ATP synthase subunit E — translation MNDRSRDTSGSDRLLESLWQDAKREAAQNLSRATAQAAKLLADIQAYRDREVARAHERALEKAAPEIARILNRARGAVEKRTLDETYRFLDECLARARILLNGSEDISGAARAAFEPLFRQAAVHFESEQEVRIVIAPADLEIARRLVSEAGFECTIAEEPGILGGARIEAANGSRLVDNTIAGRLAVLGEYPPVEVLGSMLPGIRSIPDPDAVGEVKG, via the coding sequence GTGAACGACAGGTCCCGGGACACGTCGGGTTCTGACCGGCTTTTGGAAAGTTTGTGGCAGGACGCGAAACGGGAGGCCGCGCAGAATCTTTCCAGGGCCACGGCCCAGGCTGCGAAACTCCTCGCCGACATCCAGGCCTACCGTGACCGAGAGGTTGCCAGGGCCCACGAAAGGGCTCTGGAGAAGGCTGCCCCGGAGATCGCACGGATCCTCAACAGGGCCCGCGGAGCTGTCGAGAAAAGGACCCTCGATGAAACGTACCGCTTCCTTGATGAATGTCTTGCCCGCGCCCGGATTTTACTGAACGGGAGTGAGGATATATCCGGGGCCGCTCGCGCCGCCTTTGAGCCACTCTTCAGGCAGGCGGCCGTTCATTTCGAAAGCGAACAGGAGGTTCGGATCGTCATTGCGCCGGCCGACCTGGAGATCGCCCGGCGCCTCGTATCCGAGGCGGGGTTCGAGTGCACGATCGCCGAGGAACCAGGCATCCTGGGCGGCGCCAGGATCGAGGCAGCGAACGGCTCTCGCCTGGTGGACAACACCATCGCCGGCCGCCTCGCTGTCCTGGGGGAGTACCCGCCTGTGGAGGTTCTGGGATCGATGTTACCGGGGATCCGATCTATCCCCGACCCGGATGCTGTCGGGGAGGTCAAAGGTTGA
- a CDS encoding V-type ATPase subunit, which yields MTCEIEYLNAHIRGGAGRLLPEESVAALFGATTRASWTAALRDTPYSIHLGPVAGDQDSRLFFRAVDQSIAHRTHRLGHLVNGRPGLALSVCLSEWDLSNLLGIVSGICNSAQPAQIIPATVAGGLLGPDQMETLSHCRTLPQAADFLRLWRFPKQALVHEVFFGFQDMSLPQIRLELSRRWHGQLLKDARQAGFRALIRLMSERIDQINIMTALMWRVLPSDRDPVEFFLEGGSAVDLRTFRKALAAPDILEAISALTAGRLRSVLQAAAVIGPDGEERISALHQALENELTHRYSRPLVRDPLGIELMISFLLRLRREGIRIKLSLTRLIYDIPRDIFLEMTGYV from the coding sequence GTGACCTGCGAGATCGAATACCTGAACGCCCATATCAGGGGGGGTGCAGGACGTCTCCTGCCGGAGGAAAGCGTCGCGGCCCTGTTCGGGGCGACGACCAGGGCATCCTGGACTGCCGCGCTCAGGGACACACCTTACAGCATCCACCTTGGACCGGTCGCCGGGGACCAGGACAGCCGCTTGTTCTTCCGTGCCGTGGACCAATCCATAGCTCACCGCACACACCGCCTCGGGCATCTGGTCAACGGCCGCCCGGGCCTGGCCCTTTCCGTATGCCTTTCCGAATGGGACCTTTCGAACCTGCTGGGCATCGTCAGCGGTATCTGCAACAGCGCCCAACCTGCCCAGATAATCCCCGCGACCGTTGCCGGCGGGCTCCTGGGGCCCGATCAGATGGAAACCCTCTCCCACTGCAGGACTCTCCCGCAGGCCGCTGACTTCCTCAGGTTGTGGCGGTTCCCCAAACAGGCCCTCGTTCATGAGGTCTTTTTCGGGTTCCAGGACATGTCCCTGCCGCAGATCCGTCTGGAACTGTCCAGACGATGGCACGGGCAACTGCTGAAAGATGCCAGGCAGGCAGGCTTTCGGGCCCTCATCCGTCTCATGTCCGAACGGATCGATCAGATCAACATCATGACAGCCCTTATGTGGAGGGTCCTTCCCTCTGACCGGGACCCCGTGGAGTTCTTCCTCGAAGGCGGCAGTGCAGTGGATCTTCGAACCTTTCGAAAAGCCCTCGCGGCCCCGGACATCCTGGAGGCCATCTCGGCCCTGACGGCTGGACGTCTGCGCAGCGTGCTCCAGGCCGCGGCGGTCATCGGTCCGGATGGTGAAGAGCGGATCTCAGCTCTTCACCAGGCCCTCGAAAACGAGCTGACTCACCGGTACAGCCGGCCGCTGGTCAGGGACCCTCTGGGCATAGAACTCATGATCAGCTTCCTGCTGCGGCTGCGCCGCGAGGGGATCAGGATCAAACTTTCCCTGACCCGCCTCATATACGACATACCCAGGGACATTTTCCTGGAGATGACCGGCTATGTCTGA
- a CDS encoding V-type ATPase 116kDa subunit family protein, with protein sequence MITPMVKITFMGPKRHLMGILDLVHSMGVVHLEPFPIPYQRLEYIHFPSEDESQGRFRRQMQGLLEEVERLLVSLKPPHKLSKAPSWLFGHHISRQDLESCIHQAAADITPVYTRLIELQDELTMLQRYERVLAALYPLLEDATEIENLELMGIILERKRIGILPLLEKELGRITSGRFRIFTRPMDKDNVAAILAYPKEREKTVRTLFSEESIAEIRLPIGYEDKPLATTLRLLIRHQRELPEEIDELAGRIDLLSSRWYGTLSRIREVLRERLDEFQSLALSARSRHTFFLRGWLPEDKVEMMLGVVKSNFGDDVMVEAIPARFHEHDRVPVQLQNAPFVRVFEPLIHLLALPKYGSIDPTPFIAFFFPLFFGFILGDIAYGLLLLGLSAWCFKRFGDRPLVRSLSAVFMLSGISAAVFGLLFGEFLGDLGEHWGLHPLLMDRSHLIMPLLFISIGLGCGHIILGFALNMITSIRQRQVKHWVAALANIISLAGLIVIIISASGYLPMGDHIGIFLLVPGIGLLIFSEGLMGPLELLKIFGNVLSYARLMAIGVASVVLAQVANMIGRTSESLAVGIVMALIFHTLNFVLGVFSPTIHSLRLHYVEFFSKFYQPGGKPYRPFRRHRTL encoded by the coding sequence TCGTCCACTCTATGGGCGTCGTGCATCTGGAGCCGTTTCCCATCCCGTATCAGCGCCTCGAGTACATTCACTTCCCGTCGGAGGACGAGAGCCAGGGCCGTTTCAGGCGCCAGATGCAGGGGCTGCTCGAGGAGGTGGAGCGTCTCCTGGTTTCCCTGAAACCGCCCCATAAACTCTCCAAAGCCCCCTCCTGGCTTTTTGGTCACCACATCTCCCGACAGGACCTGGAAAGCTGCATCCACCAGGCTGCCGCCGACATCACCCCTGTTTACACGAGGCTCATCGAGCTGCAGGACGAACTGACCATGCTCCAGAGGTACGAGAGGGTCCTTGCAGCTCTCTATCCCCTGCTGGAAGACGCCACCGAGATCGAGAACCTGGAACTCATGGGTATCATCCTCGAAAGAAAGCGGATCGGCATCCTGCCCCTCCTGGAAAAAGAGCTTGGCAGGATCACCTCCGGGCGTTTCCGGATCTTTACGCGCCCCATGGACAAGGATAACGTGGCCGCTATCCTCGCCTACCCGAAGGAGCGGGAAAAGACGGTCCGCACCCTCTTTTCCGAGGAAAGCATCGCGGAGATCCGCCTCCCGATCGGGTACGAGGACAAACCGCTGGCGACAACGCTGAGGCTTCTCATACGTCACCAGAGGGAACTTCCCGAGGAGATCGACGAGCTGGCCGGCCGGATCGACCTGCTTTCCTCCCGCTGGTACGGCACCCTTTCCCGCATCAGGGAGGTGTTAAGGGAACGGCTCGACGAGTTCCAGTCCCTGGCCCTGAGCGCCAGAAGCCGACACACCTTCTTTTTGCGGGGCTGGCTGCCCGAAGACAAGGTGGAAATGATGCTCGGGGTGGTCAAGAGCAACTTCGGTGACGATGTCATGGTGGAGGCGATCCCCGCCCGTTTTCACGAACACGATCGGGTTCCTGTCCAACTTCAAAACGCCCCCTTTGTGCGCGTGTTTGAACCACTGATCCATCTTCTGGCCCTGCCAAAGTACGGCAGCATAGATCCGACCCCTTTCATTGCCTTTTTCTTTCCCCTCTTCTTCGGATTTATCCTGGGGGATATCGCCTACGGTCTTTTGCTTCTGGGCCTGTCGGCGTGGTGCTTCAAAAGGTTCGGTGACCGGCCCCTTGTAAGGAGCCTCAGCGCGGTGTTCATGCTCAGCGGTATCTCCGCGGCCGTTTTCGGCCTCCTTTTCGGAGAGTTTCTGGGGGACCTCGGAGAACACTGGGGCCTGCACCCGCTGCTCATGGACCGGTCCCATCTGATCATGCCCCTCCTGTTTATTTCCATCGGCCTCGGTTGCGGCCACATCATACTTGGGTTTGCCCTCAACATGATCACCTCCATCCGGCAGCGGCAGGTCAAGCACTGGGTGGCCGCCCTGGCCAACATCATCTCCCTTGCCGGGCTCATCGTCATCATCATCTCGGCATCCGGCTACTTGCCGATGGGCGATCATATCGGTATCTTTCTCCTGGTACCGGGGATCGGGCTTCTCATCTTCAGCGAGGGACTCATGGGGCCGCTGGAACTTCTGAAAATCTTCGGGAACGTGCTCTCCTACGCCCGCCTGATGGCCATCGGGGTGGCTTCGGTGGTCCTCGCCCAGGTCGCCAACATGATCGGTCGGACCAGCGAATCCCTCGCCGTGGGGATCGTGATGGCCCTCATCTTCCACACCCTCAACTTCGTCCTGGGCGTGTTCTCACCGACCATTCACTCTCTCCGGCTCCATTATGTGGAGTTCTTCAGCAAGTTCTACCAGCCGGGCGGCAAGCCCTATAGACCGTTCAGGAGACACCGCACCCTATGA
- a CDS encoding GAF domain-containing sensor histidine kinase: MTRQITEALFLELGELLNSNLDEVTILRTFCNKVLALFDAERVSILALNPQGQHLTLIAWAGRYPEDMAGVKVTVGEGVSGWVAATGEALLVPDVNQDPRFSGHDKDRYRTGSFLSVPLKSRGRLLGVMNVTDTTMNEGFTEPNLRTLKSLALQVGMGMENLQHRSVINSNYDATTALVSALQDLQSQAADIESGLVPAAVKTLNVTLGAHSHMILIGDMTSNRAWVGSLGTEGGINMSVMDYRSGYSLYQALASLSLHPPYKENDRLVEFGFAWNEVIDSDLRLLRSLLPPRHDQFGLSLSAIPDTNPDALETFRFHQSVITQFVGLLLEGIFNRIQIKRLDHLKTELISTVSHELRTPLTSIQGFSELLLRSRDIPEGSQRYLNIINNESMRLNRLINNFLDLARLESGQLSLTKEPFDPLEVVEHAVKLLKPQAESGKAMVRLHCDRNLHQLIADQDRVEQALVNLIGNAIKYGGNGVCIDINLNASDGYTIFEVSDNGPGIPEEEISLVFNRFYRGMLDTQTDEGKEVKGTGLGLSLTREIVEQHGGTISVQSRPGESTSFRFSLPSLGLISPQRGITAWHPGDEKFSSELANRIAEGKAVGVLTLHVNPGSGGNEEEAYSVEALSDIEELIVGTLNGRGVGDDLIQSRPQGEFVILTYSSLVDQCADDLIASFKKRFGDGYDIAIGAAIASQSDKPKPEKLMALSRQACQYVERTQKKGYLKNRRM; encoded by the coding sequence ATGACGAGACAGATAACCGAAGCGCTCTTCCTGGAACTGGGGGAACTTCTCAACTCCAACCTCGACGAGGTCACGATCCTGCGCACCTTCTGCAACAAGGTCCTGGCCCTGTTTGACGCGGAGAGAGTTTCCATCCTGGCGCTGAATCCGCAAGGTCAGCACCTGACCCTCATCGCCTGGGCAGGGCGGTATCCGGAGGACATGGCCGGTGTCAAGGTCACCGTTGGAGAAGGTGTGTCGGGGTGGGTTGCGGCCACGGGGGAAGCGCTCCTCGTACCCGACGTCAACCAGGATCCCCGGTTCTCGGGCCATGACAAGGACCGGTACAGGACAGGTTCTTTCCTGAGCGTCCCCCTCAAGAGCCGGGGACGGCTGCTCGGAGTCATGAACGTCACCGACACGACCATGAACGAAGGTTTCACAGAGCCGAACCTTCGCACCCTTAAATCCCTCGCATTGCAGGTGGGGATGGGGATGGAGAACCTCCAGCACCGGAGCGTCATCAACTCCAACTACGATGCGACGACAGCCCTGGTCTCGGCGCTCCAGGATCTTCAGTCCCAGGCCGCCGATATCGAGTCCGGACTGGTCCCGGCCGCAGTCAAAACCCTGAACGTCACCCTGGGAGCCCACTCCCACATGATCCTCATCGGTGACATGACCAGTAACAGGGCCTGGGTCGGCAGCCTCGGAACGGAGGGGGGCATCAATATGTCCGTAATGGACTACCGGTCCGGATACTCCCTTTATCAGGCCCTGGCCTCTCTCTCCCTCCATCCGCCCTACAAGGAGAACGACCGCCTGGTCGAGTTCGGGTTCGCCTGGAACGAGGTCATTGACTCGGACCTGCGCCTCTTGCGCAGTCTCCTGCCGCCCAGACACGACCAGTTCGGCCTTTCCCTTTCGGCCATCCCGGACACCAACCCGGACGCGCTGGAGACGTTCCGGTTCCACCAGTCGGTGATCACCCAGTTCGTGGGTCTTCTCCTGGAGGGGATCTTCAACAGGATCCAGATCAAACGCCTCGATCACCTCAAGACCGAGCTGATCTCAACTGTGTCCCACGAACTTAGAACGCCGCTGACCTCCATCCAGGGGTTCTCCGAGCTCCTGCTCCGGAGCAGGGATATCCCTGAAGGGAGTCAACGCTACCTCAACATCATCAACAACGAAAGCATGAGACTCAACCGGCTCATCAACAACTTCCTTGACCTCGCCCGCCTCGAGTCGGGGCAACTCAGCCTCACCAAGGAGCCTTTCGACCCTCTGGAGGTCGTAGAGCACGCCGTCAAGCTCCTGAAACCCCAGGCTGAAAGCGGCAAAGCGATGGTTCGGCTGCACTGCGACCGGAACCTCCACCAACTCATCGCCGACCAGGACAGAGTGGAACAGGCCCTGGTCAACCTTATCGGCAACGCCATCAAGTACGGAGGGAACGGGGTCTGCATCGACATCAATCTCAACGCTTCCGACGGGTACACCATCTTCGAGGTCTCCGACAACGGGCCCGGGATTCCCGAGGAGGAGATTTCCCTGGTTTTCAACCGCTTTTACCGGGGTATGCTCGACACCCAGACCGACGAGGGCAAGGAGGTTAAAGGAACAGGCCTCGGCCTCTCCCTGACCAGGGAGATCGTCGAGCAGCACGGCGGAACCATATCCGTCCAGAGCCGGCCCGGCGAGAGCACCTCCTTCCGATTCTCTTTGCCCAGCCTGGGGCTTATCAGCCCACAGAGGGGGATAACAGCGTGGCATCCCGGGGACGAAAAGTTTTCCAGCGAACTGGCCAACCGCATCGCGGAGGGCAAGGCGGTGGGTGTCCTCACCCTTCATGTGAACCCCGGCTCCGGGGGTAATGAAGAGGAAGCCTACTCGGTGGAGGCCCTCAGCGACATCGAGGAACTCATTGTGGGAACGCTCAACGGCAGGGGGGTTGGAGATGACCTCATCCAGAGCAGGCCCCAGGGGGAGTTTGTCATCCTCACCTACTCCTCCCTGGTTGACCAGTGCGCTGACGACCTTATCGCCTCCTTCAAAAAACGTTTCGGGGACGGTTACGACATTGCCATCGGGGCGGCCATCGCCTCCCAGAGTGACAAACCCAAGCCCGAAAAGCTCATGGCCCTGTCACGGCAGGCCTGTCAATATGTGGAGAGAACCCAGAAGAAAGGGTACCTGAAAAACAGGAGGATGTGA